The following are from one region of the Mauremys reevesii isolate NIE-2019 linkage group 2, ASM1616193v1, whole genome shotgun sequence genome:
- the LRRC3B gene encoding leucine-rich repeat-containing protein 3B: MHLVDLWLTRSLSMCLLLQSFVLMILCFHSASMCPKGCLCSHSGGLNVSCSNANLKEIPRDLPPETVLLYLDSNQITSIPNEIFKDLHQLRVLNLSKNGIEFIDEHAFKGVAETLQTLDLSDNRIQSVHKNAFNNLKARARIANNPWHCDCTLQQVLRSMASNHETANNVICKTSVLDEHAGRPFLNAANDADLCNLPKKTTDYAMLVTMFGWFTMVISYVVYYVRQNQEDARRHLEYLKSLPSRQKKPEEADDISTVV, translated from the coding sequence ATGCATTTGGTAGACCTGTGGTTAACTCGGTCCCTCTCCATGTGTCTGCTCTTACAAAGTTTTGTCCTCATGATACTGTGCTTTCATTCTGCCAGTATGTGCCCAAAAGGCTGCCTTTGTTCTCATTCTGGAGGTTTAAATGTCAGTTGTAGCAATGCAAATCTCAAGGAAATACCCAGAGATCTTCCTCCTGAAACAGTCTTACTTTATTTGGACTCCAATCAGATAACATCCATCCCAAATGAAATTTTTAAGGACTTGCATCAATTGAGAGTCCTCAATTTATCCAAAAATGGTATTGAATTTATAGATGAACATGCCTTTAAAGGAGTGGCAGAAACCTTGCAGACTTTGGACTTGTCCGACAACCGGATTCAAAGTGTGCACAAAAATGCTTTCAATAACTTAAAAGCCAGAGCCAGAATTGCAAACAATCCTTGGCACTGTGACTGTACTCTGCAGCAGGTCCTGAGGAGCATGGCGTCCAACCATGAAACTGCCAACAACGTCATCTGTAAGACTTCTGTGTTAGATGAACATGCTGGGAGACCATTCCTCAATGCTGCCAATGATGCAGATCTTTGTAACCTTCCTAAAAAGACTACTGATTATGCCATGCTAGTCACCATGTTTGGCTGGTTCACCATGGTGATATCCTATGTAGTTTATTATGTGCGGCAAAATCAAGAGGATGCAAGAAGGCACCTTGAGTACTTGAAATCCCTGCCAAGCAGGCAGAAGAAACCAGAAGAAGCTGATGACATTAGCACTGTGGTATAG